In Chrysemys picta bellii isolate R12L10 chromosome 3, ASM1138683v2, whole genome shotgun sequence, a single genomic region encodes these proteins:
- the IL22RA2 gene encoding interleukin-22 receptor subunit alpha-2: protein MLSIHAAALLTMLIKHYPLYLLINLLWTGVTVSGNQELQELIKPQKVEFHSLNFNNTLHWQPGRAATGDIIYFVQYKVYGQSQWKNKEECWGIREVFCDLTHQTSEIREPYYGRVKSLSDGVHSDWNTSSRFTPWRETKIGPPSVNVTPGNKSIKLKLQAPNSPYTRRRGSKIPMTNYYDLLYRVFLINNMLNEKTKILAYEGTDKVVKIEDLKPEVSYCVVVATYLPVLDRSSVYSSKKCTVPL, encoded by the exons ATGCTCTCCATCCATGCAGCTGCTCTTCTAACCATGCTGATTAAACACTACCCCCTGTACTTACTGATAAATTTGCTTTGGACTGGTGTAACTG TTTCAGGAAATCAAGAATTGCAGGAATTAATTAAACCACAAAAGGTCGAATTTCACTCATTAAACTTCAACAACACCTTGCATtggcagcctgggagggctgCCACAGGTGACATTATCTACTTTGTGCAGTACAAAGT GTATGGGCAAAGCCAATGGAAAAATAAAGAAGAATGTTGGGGTATTCGTGAAGTTTTTTGTGACCTAACCCATCAGACATCTGAGATCAGAGAACCTTATTATGGCAGAGTGAAATCTCTTTCAGATGGAGTCCATTCAGATTGGAACACCAGCAGCAGATTTACTCCGTGGAGGGAAA CAAAGATAGGACCTCCATCAGTAAATGTGACTCCTGGAAACAAATCCATAAAATTAAAGCTCCAGGCTCcaaattcaccttatacaaggaGAAGAGGCAGCAAGATACCAATGACAAACTATTATGATCTATTATATCGAGTGTTTCTAATCAACAACATGCTAAATGAA AAAACCAAAATACTGGCGTATGAAGGAACAGACAAAGTTGTTAAAATAGAAGATTTGAAACCTGAAGTCAGCTACTGCGTAGTGGTTGCAACCTACTTGCCAGTGCTGGACCGCAGCAGTGTGTACAGCAGTAAGAAATGCACGGTACCCCTATGA